Proteins encoded in a region of the Streptomyces sp. NBC_00310 genome:
- a CDS encoding ATP-binding cassette domain-containing protein — MTTTYAVLSEGLEKSFGDVHALRGLDLAVAEGTVVGMLGPNGAGKTTAVRLLATLLRPDAGSARVAGHDLVREPDAVRRAIGVTGQYASVDGDLTGRQNLRLFARLHRVRDTAARADELLDRFGLTEAADRPASTYSGGMRRRLDLAASLIRHPAVLFLDEPTTGLDPVSRNQIWDAVRALKAEGTTVLLTTQYLEEADQLADQVVLMDRGRIAHSGSPPQLKALIGSYAEVVVAHADAMTKAAGVLDQLTGAEPSFDHDRHAVGVVTLDPTLTLPRLVRELDAAGVPLVDASLRPPTLDDVFLRLTEGTLADRTDLKERAA, encoded by the coding sequence ATGACTACTACGTACGCTGTACTTAGTGAGGGTCTGGAGAAGAGCTTCGGGGACGTCCACGCCCTCCGCGGCCTCGATCTGGCCGTGGCGGAGGGCACGGTGGTCGGGATGCTCGGCCCGAACGGGGCGGGCAAGACGACGGCCGTCCGACTGCTGGCGACACTGCTGCGGCCGGACGCGGGTTCGGCGCGGGTCGCGGGCCACGACCTCGTACGGGAGCCGGACGCGGTCCGGCGGGCGATCGGGGTGACCGGGCAGTACGCGTCGGTGGACGGTGACCTGACCGGGCGGCAGAACCTGCGGCTGTTCGCCCGGCTGCACCGCGTCCGCGACACGGCGGCCCGCGCGGATGAACTCCTCGACCGTTTCGGCCTGACCGAGGCCGCCGACCGGCCGGCCTCCACCTACTCGGGCGGCATGCGCCGCCGGCTCGACCTGGCGGCGAGCCTGATCCGGCACCCGGCGGTGCTCTTCCTCGACGAACCCACCACCGGGTTGGACCCGGTCAGCCGCAACCAGATCTGGGACGCCGTGCGCGCCCTGAAGGCGGAGGGGACGACCGTGCTGCTGACCACGCAGTATCTGGAGGAGGCCGACCAACTCGCCGACCAGGTCGTGCTGATGGACCGGGGCCGGATCGCGCACAGCGGCTCGCCGCCCCAGCTCAAGGCGCTCATCGGCTCGTACGCGGAGGTCGTCGTCGCCCACGCGGACGCGATGACGAAGGCGGCAGGCGTTCTCGACCAACTGACCGGCGCGGAACCCTCGTTCGACCACGACCGGCACGCCGTCGGCGTGGTCACCCTCGACCCGACACTCACGCTCCCCCGGCTCGTCCGTGAACTCGACGCGGCGGGCGTGCCATTGGTCGACGCGAGCCTGCGCCCGCCGACCCTCGACGACGTGTTCCTCCGCCTCACCGAGGGCACCCTCGCCGACCGGACCGACCTCAAGGAGCGTGCGGCATGA
- a CDS encoding ABC transporter permease, which produces MSTLAYDGTAMLGRQLRRVRNNPALLILTQIMSISMLLFFGYVFGSALAVPGEEYRRFLVPGLLVATAAGGIMTGMFQAAQDTHRGVMDRFRTLPMSRAAVPLGQALADVLVTAAGTVLFLLVGLAVGWRVEGDALAAAGAFGLLLLFRFAAVWIGIFLGLLTRNEEAAGQLGGATFLLPLLSNAYIPTEGLPGWLRTVAEWNPISAVATALRDLFGNAPVPEGAAWPVAHPVAGSLLWCAVLLAVFVPLAVRTYAAGPK; this is translated from the coding sequence ATGAGCACGTTGGCGTACGACGGCACGGCGATGCTGGGCCGGCAGCTGCGGCGGGTCCGCAACAACCCGGCGCTGCTGATCCTCACCCAGATCATGAGCATCTCGATGCTGCTGTTCTTCGGATACGTCTTCGGCAGCGCCCTCGCGGTGCCGGGCGAGGAGTACCGGCGGTTCCTGGTGCCCGGTCTGCTGGTGGCGACCGCGGCCGGCGGGATCATGACCGGCATGTTCCAGGCCGCGCAAGACACGCACCGGGGCGTGATGGACCGCTTCCGCACCCTGCCGATGAGCCGGGCCGCCGTGCCGCTGGGCCAGGCGCTGGCGGACGTGCTCGTCACGGCCGCCGGGACGGTGCTGTTCCTGCTGGTCGGGCTCGCGGTGGGCTGGCGGGTCGAGGGGGACGCGCTCGCTGCGGCCGGCGCGTTCGGGCTGCTGCTGCTGTTCCGGTTCGCGGCCGTGTGGATCGGCATCTTCCTGGGCCTCCTCACCCGGAACGAGGAGGCGGCCGGCCAACTGGGCGGCGCGACCTTCCTGCTGCCGCTGCTGTCCAACGCGTACATCCCGACCGAGGGCCTGCCGGGCTGGCTGCGCACGGTCGCCGAGTGGAACCCGATCAGCGCGGTCGCCACGGCCCTGCGCGACCTCTTCGGGAACGCGCCCGTGCCGGAGGGAGCCGCCTGGCCGGTCGCCCATCCCGTCGCCGGGTCGCTGCTCTGGTGCGCCGTCCTGCTCGCGGTGTTCGTGCCGCTCGCGGTCCGCACGTACGCGGCCGGACCCAAGTGA
- a CDS encoding CaiB/BaiF CoA transferase family protein: MIHGMRPLPRTSDPLPLDGITVVAVEQAVAAPFATRQLADLGARVIKVERVDGGDFARGYDTAARGLASHFVWCNRGKESLALDLKDPRGLAVVRRLVADADVFVQNLAHGAAARLGLDAATLCAAHPRLIAVDISGYGASGPYADKRAYDMLVQCEAGLVSVTGTPEQPVKAGIPAADIAAGMYAFSGVLAALVRRGTTGRGGPVEVSMLEALAEWMGHPLHHAMHGGNAPARTGLGHAVIAPYDAYPTADGGRVLLSVQNDREWRRLAEQVLGRPDLADDPAFATNPARVERRGRTDELVAQALGVLDTDEALARLEAAGIACARLRDVTEVAEHPQLAARDRWREVGSPVGPLRALLPPITLPGGDEARMGAVPALGEHTGSLLRAAGMTDEEIAALRRDGVIA; encoded by the coding sequence ATGATCCACGGCATGCGCCCACTCCCCCGCACCAGCGATCCCCTGCCTCTCGACGGCATCACCGTCGTCGCCGTCGAGCAGGCCGTCGCGGCCCCCTTCGCCACCCGTCAGCTCGCCGACCTGGGGGCCCGGGTGATCAAGGTCGAGCGGGTGGACGGCGGTGACTTCGCCCGCGGCTACGACACGGCCGCCCGGGGCCTGGCCTCGCACTTCGTGTGGTGCAACCGGGGCAAGGAGTCCCTGGCCCTGGATCTGAAGGACCCGCGCGGCCTGGCCGTCGTACGGCGGCTGGTGGCGGACGCGGACGTGTTCGTGCAGAACCTCGCGCACGGCGCGGCGGCCCGGCTCGGGCTGGACGCCGCCACGCTGTGCGCCGCGCACCCCCGGCTGATCGCGGTGGACATCTCGGGCTACGGGGCGTCGGGGCCGTACGCGGACAAGCGGGCCTACGACATGCTCGTGCAGTGCGAGGCCGGGCTGGTGTCGGTGACGGGGACTCCGGAGCAGCCGGTGAAGGCGGGCATCCCGGCGGCGGACATCGCCGCCGGGATGTACGCGTTCTCGGGGGTGCTCGCGGCGCTCGTACGGCGTGGCACGACCGGCCGGGGCGGACCGGTGGAGGTGTCGATGCTGGAGGCGCTGGCCGAGTGGATGGGGCACCCCCTGCACCACGCGATGCACGGCGGGAACGCGCCGGCGCGCACCGGGCTCGGGCACGCCGTGATCGCACCGTACGACGCCTATCCGACGGCGGACGGCGGGCGGGTGCTGCTGTCGGTGCAGAACGACCGGGAGTGGCGGCGGCTCGCCGAACAGGTGCTGGGGCGGCCGGATTTGGCGGACGATCCGGCGTTCGCGACGAACCCGGCGCGGGTCGAGCGCCGAGGGCGTACGGACGAGCTGGTCGCGCAGGCGCTAGGCGTGCTGGACACCGACGAGGCGCTGGCGCGGCTGGAGGCGGCGGGGATCGCCTGTGCGCGACTACGGGACGTGACGGAGGTGGCGGAGCATCCGCAGTTGGCGGCCCGGGACCGGTGGCGGGAAGTGGGTTCACCGGTGGGGCCGCTCAGGGCGCTGCTGCCGCCCATCACGCTGCCGGGCGGGGACGAGGCGCGGATGGGGGCGGTGCCCGCGCTCGGGGAGCACACCGGGTCGCTGCTGCGTGCCGCGGGGATGACGGACGAAGAGATCGCAGCGCTGCGCCGGGACGGCGTGATCGCCTGA
- a CDS encoding anti-sigma factor, giving the protein MSLFRREDLHSLAAPYALDALEPDERRRFEKHLERCDRCPAEVRALSEDAVRLAWSTAAPAPAAMRDRVFAAVRNTPQDNQSWSAQPSRPQHLPRHVWGTEPPPKSRARAPRMRSLLAPLATVTAAAALVVASLFAVQAERTQDQLAAERAQASEIAHVLAAPDARTTSDRDAEGHAIGVIASAEEGSAIVTLSGFEDLPKSRVHQLWLMRPDVQPRSLGLFDGDTPLVADGMNTDATSLAVTVEPDGGSAQPTSQPVVQLALESVGFGE; this is encoded by the coding sequence ATGAGCCTGTTCCGTCGCGAGGACCTGCACTCGCTCGCCGCTCCCTACGCGCTCGACGCCCTGGAGCCCGACGAGCGGCGCCGCTTCGAGAAGCATCTGGAGCGCTGCGACCGCTGTCCCGCCGAGGTGCGCGCCCTGTCCGAGGACGCGGTCCGGCTCGCCTGGTCGACGGCCGCGCCGGCCCCGGCGGCGATGCGCGACCGCGTCTTCGCCGCCGTGCGCAACACACCCCAGGACAACCAGTCCTGGAGCGCCCAGCCGTCGCGGCCCCAGCATCTGCCGCGGCATGTGTGGGGCACCGAGCCGCCGCCGAAGTCGCGCGCCCGTGCGCCCCGGATGCGCTCTTTGCTCGCCCCGCTGGCCACCGTCACGGCCGCCGCCGCACTCGTCGTGGCGTCCCTCTTCGCCGTCCAGGCCGAACGCACCCAGGACCAACTGGCCGCCGAGCGCGCACAGGCGAGTGAGATCGCCCACGTTCTCGCCGCGCCGGACGCCCGCACGACCAGCGACCGGGACGCCGAGGGCCACGCAATCGGAGTGATCGCTTCCGCCGAGGAGGGGAGCGCGATCGTGACCCTCAGCGGATTCGAGGACCTCCCGAAGAGCCGGGTGCATCAGCTCTGGCTCATGCGCCCCGACGTGCAACCACGCTCCCTGGGCCTCTTCGACGGCGACACGCCCTTGGTCGCCGACGGAATGAACACCGACGCGACGTCACTCGCGGTGACCGTCGAACCGGATGGTGGATCAGCGCAGCCCACCAGCCAGCCAGTTGTCCAACTCGCCCTGGAATCGGTCGGATTCGGAGAGTAA
- a CDS encoding sigma-70 family RNA polymerase sigma factor, with translation MEADKLLVRVAGGDQRAFEELYALVSGPVFGLVRRVVRDPAQSEEVAQEVLLELWRSAGRFDPARGSALSWILTLAHRRAVDRVRSARAATEREQREGRRNHHPAFDQVAEEVEAGLERQWVRHCLEKLTTLQRESVTLAYYDGYTYREVAERLSCPLGTVKTRMRDGLTRLRECLGGVA, from the coding sequence GTGGAGGCGGACAAGCTTCTGGTCCGAGTGGCCGGAGGCGATCAACGGGCGTTCGAGGAGCTGTACGCCCTGGTGTCCGGCCCGGTGTTCGGGCTGGTGCGCCGGGTCGTGCGGGATCCCGCGCAGTCGGAGGAGGTGGCTCAGGAGGTGCTGCTCGAACTCTGGCGCTCCGCGGGCCGGTTCGATCCGGCCCGGGGCAGTGCCCTGTCCTGGATACTCACCCTCGCGCACCGGCGTGCGGTCGACCGGGTGCGCAGCGCCCGCGCCGCCACCGAGCGTGAGCAGCGCGAGGGGCGGCGCAACCACCACCCCGCCTTCGACCAGGTCGCCGAGGAGGTCGAGGCCGGACTCGAACGCCAGTGGGTGCGCCACTGCCTGGAGAAACTCACCACCCTCCAGCGCGAGTCCGTCACCCTCGCCTACTACGACGGCTACACCTACCGTGAAGTGGCCGAGCGGCTCTCCTGCCCCCTCGGCACGGTCAAGACCCGTATGCGCGACGGACTCACACGGCTGCGCGAATGCCTGGGAGGAGTCGCATGA
- a CDS encoding DUF4331 domain-containing protein: MTPTSRSGSGRRSVASLICASLAAGGLAAAGVTVLEPGAASASSHREAPLISGEPQFDNTDVYAFVSPDKPDTTTVIANWIPFEEPAGGPNFFTFSEDAQYDIRVDQDGDAQEDLIFRYSFKTKTKNDKTFLYNTGVVESLDDPDLNITQTYDIELIKLKNRRQVSKTQLADDVWVAPSNVGKASMPNFKKLRDEAVYKTASGVTTYAGQADDPFFLDLRVFDLLYGGDLSEVGRDTLKGYNVNSIALQVPSDALVESKDQPIVGIWSTTQRAGADGQYHQVSRLGMPLVNEVVNPIGDKDKFNASSPVDDAQFLKNVTEPELPKLIEAIYKIPAPKEPRNDLVDVFLKGVEGLNQPPHVTPSEQLRLNTSIEPTKKPKRLGVLDGDNQGFPNGRRLTDDVLDIALQVVEGELVDAPNDLGDAVNKNDKKFGKYFPYVGLPTAGSRGKTVQGNTTNSVRSAIGTGVESGTEDTTLIAASAGAGAGGVLLIGAGLLWWRRRNDRAYY, encoded by the coding sequence ATGACACCTACTTCCAGGAGCGGCTCGGGACGCAGGAGCGTCGCGTCCCTCATCTGTGCATCGCTGGCCGCCGGAGGCCTCGCAGCCGCCGGCGTGACCGTGCTGGAGCCGGGGGCGGCCTCCGCCTCCAGCCACCGGGAGGCCCCGCTGATCTCGGGGGAGCCCCAGTTCGACAACACCGACGTGTACGCGTTCGTCAGCCCGGACAAGCCGGACACGACGACGGTCATCGCGAACTGGATCCCCTTCGAGGAGCCCGCGGGCGGACCGAACTTCTTCACCTTCTCCGAGGACGCGCAGTACGACATCCGCGTCGACCAGGACGGCGACGCGCAGGAAGACCTGATCTTCCGGTACTCGTTCAAGACGAAGACGAAGAACGACAAGACCTTCCTGTACAACACGGGCGTCGTGGAGAGCCTCGACGACCCGGACCTGAACATCACGCAGACGTACGACATCGAGCTCATCAAGCTGAAGAACCGCCGCCAGGTCTCCAAGACACAGCTCGCGGACGACGTCTGGGTCGCGCCGTCGAACGTCGGCAAGGCGTCGATGCCGAACTTCAAGAAGCTGCGCGACGAGGCGGTCTACAAGACGGCGAGCGGGGTGACGACGTACGCCGGTCAGGCCGACGACCCGTTCTTCCTGGACCTGCGCGTCTTCGACCTGCTGTACGGCGGTGACCTCTCCGAGGTCGGGCGGGACACGCTCAAGGGCTACAACGTCAACTCGATCGCCCTGCAGGTGCCGAGCGACGCGCTCGTCGAGTCCAAGGACCAGCCGATCGTCGGCATCTGGTCGACGACCCAGCGCGCGGGCGCCGACGGCCAGTACCACCAGGTGTCGCGCCTGGGCATGCCGCTGGTGAACGAGGTCGTCAACCCCATCGGGGACAAGGACAAGTTCAACGCGTCCTCGCCGGTGGACGACGCCCAGTTCCTGAAGAACGTCACCGAGCCGGAGCTGCCCAAGCTCATCGAGGCGATCTACAAGATCCCGGCGCCCAAGGAGCCGCGCAACGACCTCGTCGACGTCTTCCTCAAGGGCGTCGAGGGCCTCAACCAGCCGCCGCACGTGACCCCGTCGGAGCAGCTGCGCCTCAACACCTCCATCGAGCCCACCAAGAAGCCGAAGCGGCTGGGTGTGCTGGACGGCGACAACCAGGGCTTCCCGAACGGCCGCCGGCTCACCGACGACGTGCTCGACATCGCACTGCAGGTCGTCGAGGGCGAACTGGTCGACGCACCCAACGACCTGGGTGACGCGGTGAACAAGAACGACAAGAAGTTCGGCAAGTACTTCCCGTACGTCGGTCTGCCGACGGCCGGTTCGCGTGGCAAGACCGTCCAGGGCAACACCACGAACAGCGTCCGCAGCGCGATCGGCACCGGTGTCGAGAGCGGCACCGAGGACACCACGCTGATCGCCGCCTCGGCCGGCGCCGGCGCGGGCGGTGTCCTGCTCATCGGCGCGGGCCTGCTGTGGTGGCGTCGCCGGAACGACCGGGCGTACTACTAG
- a CDS encoding tetratricopeptide repeat protein, with product MSPRTNESASQDGHPRPGEGTPEDDRRDIAESGPASDAEPGPEPAPEPDRRPVSEPARGRLLRLTACAAALAVAFTGFAVALGAQDDDRTVAMSTSPGVSAAQLAGGDLDTAVERLQAHLREQPKDFGSWSTLGLAYVEQARVKGDPSRYPQAQKALKRSLELRSDNDPALAGLAALAAARHEFEDALRYADRALKENPYSERALCSRVDALVELGRYDDALKAVRLADTRRPGIPVFTRYAYVYELRGDVKTARRVLERALRSAATRGDIAYVATQLGQLAWKQGDHRTALDHYARALGADDTYLPALEGRARAQWASGDSAEAIRGLEQVVSSYPLPGPLVVLGELYEAKGDRTKARDQYALVDAYTAIARSNGVNADLDTALAAADHGDGKAALRAAEAEFKRRETVHTADALAWALHVNGRDDEALPYARRATATGYKDATFLYHRGMVEYAAGDKKDARASLKAALDLNAGFSPLGAAQARKALKALETSK from the coding sequence ATGTCCCCGCGTACGAACGAGAGCGCGTCGCAGGACGGGCATCCGCGTCCCGGCGAGGGGACTCCCGAGGACGACCGGCGTGACATCGCCGAGTCCGGCCCCGCGTCCGACGCCGAGCCCGGCCCGGAGCCCGCTCCCGAGCCCGACCGCCGGCCCGTGTCCGAGCCGGCCCGGGGGCGGCTGCTGCGGCTCACCGCGTGCGCGGCGGCGCTGGCCGTCGCGTTCACCGGGTTCGCCGTGGCGCTGGGCGCCCAGGACGACGACCGGACGGTGGCCATGTCGACCTCGCCGGGTGTCTCGGCGGCCCAGCTCGCCGGTGGCGACCTCGACACGGCGGTCGAGCGGCTCCAGGCCCATCTCAGGGAACAGCCCAAGGACTTCGGCTCCTGGTCCACGCTCGGCCTCGCCTACGTCGAGCAGGCCCGCGTCAAGGGCGACCCGTCCCGCTACCCGCAGGCCCAGAAGGCCCTGAAGCGCTCGCTGGAGCTGCGGTCGGACAACGACCCCGCACTCGCGGGTCTCGCCGCGCTCGCCGCCGCCCGCCACGAGTTCGAGGACGCGCTGCGGTACGCGGACCGGGCGCTGAAGGAGAACCCGTACAGCGAAAGGGCGTTGTGCAGCCGTGTCGACGCCCTCGTCGAACTCGGCCGCTACGACGACGCGTTGAAGGCGGTACGTCTCGCCGACACCCGCCGACCCGGCATCCCGGTCTTCACCCGGTACGCCTACGTGTACGAACTGCGCGGCGACGTGAAGACCGCCCGGCGCGTTCTGGAACGGGCCCTGCGGTCGGCGGCCACGCGGGGCGACATCGCCTACGTGGCCACCCAGCTCGGCCAACTCGCCTGGAAGCAGGGCGACCACAGGACCGCGCTCGACCACTACGCCCGCGCCCTCGGCGCCGACGACACGTATCTCCCCGCGCTGGAGGGCCGCGCCCGCGCCCAGTGGGCGAGCGGCGACAGCGCGGAGGCGATCCGCGGCCTGGAGCAGGTCGTGTCCTCCTATCCGCTGCCGGGACCGCTCGTGGTGCTCGGCGAGCTGTACGAGGCGAAGGGCGACAGGACGAAGGCGCGCGACCAGTACGCGCTGGTGGACGCCTACACCGCCATCGCCCGGTCCAACGGCGTCAACGCCGACCTCGACACCGCCCTCGCCGCCGCCGACCACGGTGACGGGAAGGCGGCGCTGCGGGCCGCCGAGGCGGAGTTCAAGCGCCGGGAGACGGTCCACACGGCGGACGCGCTCGCCTGGGCCCTGCACGTCAACGGCCGCGACGACGAGGCACTGCCGTATGCCCGCCGCGCCACCGCCACCGGCTACAAGGACGCGACGTTCCTGTACCACCGGGGCATGGTCGAGTACGCGGCCGGCGACAAGAAGGATGCCCGGGCCTCGCTGAAGGCGGCGCTCGACCTCAACGCCGGCTTCTCGCCTTTGGGCGCGGCGCAGGCCCGCAAGGCCCTGAAGGCTCTGGAGACCTCCAAGTGA
- a CDS encoding nickel transporter — protein sequence MTSPRRAFASCSAVLLAAVALVLVPTGTASAHPLGNFTVNRYDGLVAAPGQLRIFHVEDLAEIPATQAAPAIERQGRTSWARERCATAAGGSEVTVDGRAVEVTVTSSRAQERPGQAGLKTLRVECRLTAALPDRATDVRFHSAVDSGPGWREVTAQGDRMTLAGSDVPEESVSDQLTSYPEELLQSPEDTATASLQVEPGGPALAEQRSDAPGASILPRGADRWTRALDDLVSGQDLTLGFGALAFGIALFLGAMHALGPGHGKTLMAATAAARDRARMRDVLPMAASVTVTHTLGVVALGLLVLAGSAAAPSVITWLGIASGLFVMGAGVTLARRAWLNRKLALTQGQAHGHGHGHGHTHGHDHDHDHDHEHGHGHSHSHGHSHGHEHEHEHSHGEGHSPTHDHASEPEPEPDRELVLARAASHTHAHSETSTHTHASVATHSHAHAPAKAHTHDHDHDHQQGHGHAHDLQHDHDHSHDHDHAPEKKRSLFGGGVTHTHGGFTHTHPTAPTLRGTILLGFAGGMVPSPSAVVVLVGAAALGKAWFGLLLVLAYGIGLALTLTAAGYAVVKAGGWVTRVMDRGEGRLGGPTAALVRRTVPLASALLVVALGATLVFRGATSALG from the coding sequence GTGACCTCGCCCCGGCGCGCGTTCGCCTCCTGCTCGGCCGTTCTCCTCGCCGCCGTCGCACTCGTCCTCGTCCCCACCGGGACCGCGAGCGCCCACCCGCTCGGCAACTTCACCGTCAACCGGTACGACGGCCTGGTCGCCGCCCCCGGACAGCTGAGGATCTTCCACGTCGAGGATCTGGCGGAGATCCCGGCGACCCAGGCCGCGCCCGCCATCGAGCGCCAGGGGAGGACGAGTTGGGCCCGTGAGCGGTGCGCGACGGCCGCCGGGGGCAGTGAGGTCACGGTCGACGGGCGTGCCGTCGAGGTGACGGTGACGTCGAGCCGGGCCCAGGAGCGGCCGGGCCAGGCGGGGCTGAAGACACTGCGCGTGGAGTGCCGGCTGACGGCCGCGCTGCCGGACCGGGCCACCGACGTACGCTTCCACTCCGCCGTCGACTCCGGGCCCGGCTGGCGCGAGGTCACCGCCCAGGGCGACCGGATGACCCTGGCCGGGTCGGACGTGCCCGAGGAGTCGGTCTCCGATCAACTCACCAGCTATCCGGAGGAGTTGCTGCAGTCGCCGGAGGACACGGCGACGGCCTCCCTCCAGGTTGAGCCCGGTGGCCCGGCACTGGCCGAGCAGCGGAGCGACGCGCCCGGCGCCTCGATCCTCCCGCGTGGCGCGGACCGCTGGACCAGGGCCCTCGACGACCTGGTCTCCGGCCAGGACCTCACCCTCGGCTTCGGTGCCCTGGCCTTCGGTATCGCCCTGTTCCTGGGCGCCATGCACGCGCTCGGCCCGGGCCACGGCAAGACCCTGATGGCCGCGACGGCCGCCGCCCGCGACCGGGCCCGGATGCGCGACGTCCTGCCCATGGCCGCGTCCGTGACGGTCACTCACACACTGGGCGTCGTCGCCCTCGGCCTCCTCGTCCTCGCCGGCTCCGCCGCCGCCCCGTCCGTGATCACCTGGCTGGGCATCGCGAGCGGCCTCTTCGTGATGGGAGCGGGCGTGACCCTCGCCCGGCGCGCCTGGCTGAACCGCAAGCTGGCGCTCACGCAGGGGCAGGCCCACGGACACGGACACGGACACGGACACACGCACGGTCACGATCATGACCACGACCACGACCACGAGCACGGTCACGGGCACTCCCACAGCCACGGTCACAGTCACGGTCACGAGCACGAGCACGAGCACAGTCATGGGGAAGGGCACTCCCCCACGCACGACCACGCGTCCGAGCCAGAGCCCGAGCCCGACCGGGAACTCGTGCTCGCCCGGGCCGCGTCGCACACCCACGCGCACAGCGAGACCTCCACGCACACGCATGCCTCGGTCGCGACCCACTCGCACGCGCACGCACCGGCCAAGGCACACACCCACGACCATGACCACGACCACCAGCAGGGCCATGGTCACGCCCACGATCTCCAGCACGACCACGACCACAGCCACGACCACGACCACGCCCCCGAGAAGAAGCGCTCCCTCTTCGGCGGCGGCGTCACCCACACCCACGGCGGCTTCACGCACACCCACCCCACCGCGCCCACCCTGCGCGGCACGATCCTGCTCGGCTTCGCGGGCGGCATGGTGCCGAGCCCGTCGGCCGTGGTCGTGCTGGTCGGTGCGGCGGCACTCGGAAAGGCGTGGTTCGGGCTGCTGCTCGTGCTGGCGTACGGCATCGGGCTGGCGCTCACGCTGACGGCGGCCGGTTACGCCGTGGTGAAGGCGGGCGGCTGGGTGACGCGGGTGATGGACCGGGGCGAGGGCCGGCTCGGCGGGCCGACGGCGGCGTTGGTGCGCAGGACCGTGCCACTGGCGTCGGCCCTGCTGGTCGTCGCACTGGGGGCCACTTTGGTGTTCAGGGGGGCAACATCCGCACTCGGCTGA